One segment of Bacteroides caecimuris DNA contains the following:
- a CDS encoding SIS domain-containing protein yields MIDSIKQLLQQEAQAVLNIPVTDAYEKAVKLIVEQIHQKKGKLVTSGMGKAGQIAMNIATTFCSTGIPSVFLHPSEAQHGDLGILQRNDLLLLISNSGKTREIVELTRLAHNLDPDLKFIVITGNPDSPLAKESDVCLSTGRPAEVCVLGMTPTTSTTAMTVIGDILVVQTMKETGFTIAEYSKRHHGGYLGEKSRSLCEK; encoded by the coding sequence ATGATAGACTCCATCAAACAACTTTTGCAACAGGAAGCACAAGCTGTGCTCAACATCCCTGTAACAGACGCTTATGAAAAAGCAGTGAAACTGATTGTAGAACAAATACATCAGAAAAAGGGAAAACTGGTAACTTCCGGTATGGGAAAAGCCGGACAGATTGCCATGAACATTGCTACAACTTTTTGTTCCACCGGTATTCCATCCGTCTTTCTGCACCCCAGCGAAGCGCAACACGGGGACTTGGGTATTTTACAAAGAAATGATTTACTCCTGTTGATCTCCAACTCGGGCAAGACACGGGAAATTGTGGAATTAACCCGTCTGGCTCATAATCTGGATCCGGACTTGAAGTTTATTGTTATTACTGGTAATCCGGACAGTCCGTTGGCAAAAGAGTCGGATGTTTGCCTTAGTACCGGTAGGCCGGCTGAAGTCTGTGTGTTAGGCATGACTCCTACTACCTCTACCACTGCCATGACAGTGATCGGAGATATATTGGTGGTGCAAACCATGAAAGAAACAGGATTCACGATCGCCGAATATTCAAAACGCCATCATGGTGGTTATCTGGGAGAAAAATCAAGATCACTATGCGAAAAGTAA
- a CDS encoding TIGR00730 family Rossman fold protein, whose amino-acid sequence MEKIGIFCSASENIDKMYFESARQIGEWMGQKGKTLIYGGASLGLMECIARAVKENGGKVIGVVPAKLEENGKVSTLLDEEIHTRNLSDRKDIITEKSEVLVALPGGVGTLDEIFHVIAAASIGYHRKKVIFYNEYGFYDELLKALHTLEDKGFARQPFSTYYEVANTLNELKEKIN is encoded by the coding sequence ATGGAAAAAATAGGAATATTCTGTTCCGCCTCCGAAAACATTGACAAAATGTACTTCGAAAGTGCCCGCCAAATAGGAGAATGGATGGGGCAGAAAGGCAAAACCTTGATATATGGAGGTGCCAGCCTCGGACTGATGGAATGTATCGCCCGCGCCGTGAAAGAAAACGGCGGCAAGGTCATCGGAGTTGTTCCCGCCAAACTGGAGGAGAACGGCAAAGTAAGCACTCTGTTAGACGAAGAAATTCACACCCGCAATTTGAGTGACCGCAAAGACATCATAACGGAGAAGTCGGAGGTGCTAGTCGCACTACCCGGAGGCGTTGGTACGCTCGATGAGATTTTCCATGTAATAGCCGCTGCTTCTATCGGCTATCACCGGAAGAAGGTCATCTTCTACAACGAATATGGTTTCTATGACGAACTATTGAAAGCACTCCACACCCTGGAGGATAAAGGGTTTGCACGGCAACCATTCTCAACCTATTACGAAGTAGCAAACACATTGAACGAATTAAAAGAAAAAATAAACTGA
- a CDS encoding M16 family metallopeptidase, with product MHCNEYTLPNGLRIIHEPTLSKVAYCGFAIDAGTRDEAENEQGMAHFVEHLIFKGTEKRKAWHILNRMENVGGDLNAYTNKEETVVYAAFLKEHLERALELLGDIVFHSTFPQHEIEKETEVIIDEIQSYEDTPSELIFDDFEDMIFRNHPLGRNILGKPELLRSFRTEDVLSFTRRFYQPGNMVFFVQGQYEFKRIIRLVEKYLLDIPDVRVENRRTPPPLYVPEHLTVSKDTHQAHVMMGSRGYNAYDDKRTALYLLNNILGGPGMNSKLNVSLRERRGLVYNVESNLTSYTDTGAFCIYFGTDVDDMDTCLKLTYKELKRMRDVKMTSSQLAAAKKQLIGQIGVASDNFENNALGMAKTYLHYHKYESSEFVFRRIEELTAEQLLEVANEMFAEEYLSTLIYK from the coding sequence ATGCATTGCAACGAATATACATTGCCAAATGGCTTACGTATTATCCATGAACCGACCCTCTCAAAAGTAGCTTATTGTGGTTTTGCGATCGATGCCGGAACGCGCGATGAGGCGGAGAATGAGCAGGGAATGGCCCATTTTGTGGAACACCTGATTTTTAAGGGAACGGAGAAGCGGAAAGCCTGGCATATCCTCAACCGGATGGAGAATGTGGGTGGCGACCTGAATGCTTACACTAATAAGGAAGAAACGGTGGTCTATGCCGCTTTCCTGAAAGAACATCTGGAACGGGCGCTTGAACTGTTGGGGGATATTGTATTTCATTCAACTTTTCCGCAGCATGAGATAGAAAAAGAAACGGAGGTCATTATTGATGAAATCCAGTCGTATGAGGATACTCCGTCGGAACTGATCTTCGATGATTTTGAGGATATGATCTTCCGCAATCATCCATTGGGAAGAAACATTCTTGGTAAACCGGAGCTGCTGCGGAGTTTTCGCACAGAGGATGTTCTGTCGTTTACCCGCCGGTTTTACCAACCGGGGAATATGGTGTTTTTTGTTCAGGGACAATATGAATTCAAAAGAATCATCCGCCTGGTAGAGAAATACCTCTTGGATATTCCTGATGTAAGAGTAGAGAATCGTCGTACACCTCCGCCTCTTTATGTGCCGGAACATCTGACGGTTTCCAAAGACACACACCAGGCACATGTAATGATGGGTAGTCGTGGCTATAATGCGTATGACGACAAACGAACGGCTCTCTATTTATTGAACAATATCCTCGGAGGTCCCGGGATGAATAGCAAACTCAATGTGTCTCTTCGTGAGCGTAGAGGGCTGGTTTATAATGTCGAATCCAATCTGACCTCTTACACGGATACAGGGGCTTTCTGTATTTATTTCGGGACAGATGTGGATGATATGGACACCTGTTTGAAACTGACCTATAAGGAACTGAAGCGGATGCGTGATGTGAAAATGACTTCCTCCCAGTTGGCAGCAGCGAAAAAGCAGTTGATCGGACAAATCGGAGTGGCATCTGATAACTTTGAGAATAATGCGCTGGGAATGGCGAAAACATACCTTCATTATCATAAATATGAATCATCCGAGTTTGTTTTTAGGCGTATTGAAGAGTTAACAGCAGAGCAATTACTGGAGGTTGCCAATGAAATGTTTGCAGAAGAGTATTTATCAACGCTGATTTATAAGTAG
- a CDS encoding SGNH/GDSL hydrolase family protein, which produces MRNLTRNVWICLGLIMFPLTTFGQQKNNFTYVPAQELLLVGKATTEGEYFHRVDTAKYCMMPPAAKKLFTNSAGLAISFTTDSPVIKAKWTVSGNYQLPNLTGIAQKGLDLYIKRDGKWQFAGVGMPGGVTTERVIVDNMGTEEKECLLYLPLYDELKSLEIGVSSDAHIRKGENPFKEKIVVYGSSILQGASASRPGMAYPARLSRSSGYNFINLGLSGNGKMEKEVAEMLADIDADAFILDCIPNPSPKEITDRTVDFVMTLREKHPDTPIIVIQTLIRETGNFNQKARENVKQQNEAVAEQVEVLRKKGVKNLYFIKEDRFLGTDHEGTVDGTHPNDLGFDRMLKKYKPAISKILKIKFKAEQ; this is translated from the coding sequence ATGAGAAACTTAACACGAAATGTATGGATTTGCTTGGGTCTGATAATGTTTCCCCTTACAACATTCGGACAGCAGAAGAACAATTTTACCTATGTGCCCGCCCAAGAGCTTTTACTGGTAGGAAAAGCGACTACCGAAGGCGAATATTTCCACCGGGTAGACACTGCAAAGTATTGTATGATGCCTCCTGCGGCAAAGAAGCTATTCACTAACTCTGCAGGTTTGGCTATTTCCTTCACAACGGACAGCCCGGTGATAAAAGCTAAATGGACTGTTTCTGGCAATTACCAATTGCCAAACTTGACCGGGATAGCCCAGAAAGGCTTGGATTTGTATATCAAACGCGATGGGAAATGGCAATTTGCCGGAGTAGGGATGCCGGGTGGCGTAACTACGGAAAGAGTGATTGTTGATAATATGGGAACCGAAGAGAAAGAATGTTTGTTATATCTGCCTTTATATGATGAGTTGAAGAGTCTGGAGATAGGCGTTTCTTCTGATGCTCACATACGTAAAGGAGAAAATCCGTTCAAAGAAAAGATAGTGGTATACGGGTCCAGCATTTTGCAGGGAGCATCTGCCAGTCGTCCCGGGATGGCTTATCCGGCTCGTTTGTCCCGTAGCAGCGGATATAATTTTATCAATTTAGGATTGAGCGGAAACGGCAAGATGGAGAAAGAAGTTGCCGAGATGTTGGCGGATATTGATGCGGACGCTTTCATCTTGGATTGTATTCCTAATCCTTCTCCCAAAGAGATAACCGACCGGACTGTTGACTTTGTAATGACCTTGCGGGAAAAACATCCGGATACACCTATTATTGTGATACAGACATTGATACGCGAAACGGGAAACTTTAATCAGAAAGCCCGTGAGAATGTAAAGCAACAGAACGAGGCCGTCGCCGAACAAGTAGAAGTACTGCGTAAAAAAGGCGTAAAGAACCTGTATTTCATCAAAGAAGACCGCTTCTTGGGAACAGATCACGAGGGGACTGTAGATGGGACCCATCCGAATGACTTGGGATTCGACCGGATGTTGAAGAAGTATAAGCCGGCTATCAGTAAGATTCTGAAGATTAAGTTCAAGGCTGAACAATAA